A window of Phocoena phocoena chromosome 6, mPhoPho1.1, whole genome shotgun sequence contains these coding sequences:
- the NPR2 gene encoding atrial natriuretic peptide receptor 2 isoform X2 translates to MALPSLLLVVAALAGGVRPPGTRNLTLAVVLPEHNLSYAWAWPRVGPAVALAVEALGRALPVDLRFVSSELDGACSEYLAPLRAVDLKLYHDPDLLLGPGCVYPAASVARFASHWRLPLLTAGAVASGFAAKNEHYRTLVRTGPSAPKLGEFVVTLHGHFNWTARAALLYLDARTDDRPHYFTIEGVFEALQGSNLSVQHQVYAREPGGPEQATHFIRANGRIVYICGPLEMLHEILLQAQRENLTNGDYVFFYLDVFGESLRAGPTRSTGRPWQDNRTWEQAEALREAFQMVLVITYREPPNPEYQEFQNRLLIRAREDFGVELAPSLMNLIAGCFYDGILLYAEVLNETIQEGGTREDGLRIVEKMQGRRYHGVTGLVVMDKNNDRETDFVLWAMGDLDSGDFQPAAHYSGAEKQIWWTGRPIPWVKGAPPLDNPPCAFDLDDPSCDKTPLSTLAIVALGTGITFIMFGVSSFLIFRKLMLEKELASMLWRIRWEELQFGNSERYHKGAGSRLTLSLRGSSYGSLMTAHGKYQIFANTGHFKGNVVAIKHVNKKRIELTRQVLFELKHMRDVQFNHLTRFIGACIDPPNICIVTEYCPRGSLQDILENDSINLDWMFRYSLINDLVKGMAFLHNSIIASHGSLKSSNCVVDSRFVLKITDYGLASFRSTAEPDDNHALYAKKLWTAPELLSGNPLPTTGMQKADVYSFGIILQEIALRSGPFYLEGLDLSPKEIVQKVRNGQRPYFRPSIDRTQLNEELVLLMERCWAQDAAERPDFGQIKGFIRRFNKEGGTSILDNLLLRMEQYANNLEKLVEERTQAYLEEKRKAEALLYQILPHSVAEQLKRGETVQAEAFDSVTIYFSDIVGFTALSAESTPMQVVTLLNDLYTCFDAIIDNFDVYKVETIGDAYMVVSGLPGRNGQRHAPEIARMALALLDAVSSFRIRHRPHDQLRLRIGVHTGPVCAGVVGLKMPRYCLFGDTVNTASRMESNGQALKIHVSSTTKDALDELGCFQLELRGDVEMKGKGKMRTYWLLGEQKGPAGLL, encoded by the exons ATGGCACTGCCATCACTCCTGCTGGTGGTGGCGGCCCTGGCAGGTGGGGTGCGTCCTCCAGGGACGCGGAACCTGACGCTGGCGGTGGTGCTGCCAGAACACAACCTGAGCTATGCCTGGGCCTGGCCACGGGTGGGTCCCGCTGTGGCACTCGCTGTGGAGGCGCTGGGCCGGGCGCTGCCCGTGGACCTACGGTTCGTCAGCTCTGAACTAGATGGCGCCTGCTCTGAGTACCTGGCCCCGCTGCGCGCTGTGGACCTCAAGCTCTACCACGATCCCGACCTTCTGTTGGGCCCCGGTTGCGTGTACCCCGCTGCCTCTGTGGCCCGCTTTGCCTCACATTGGCGCCTTCCCCTGCTGACTGCGGGTGCTGTGGCCTCTGGTTTTGCGGCTAAGAATGAGCATTATCGTACCCTGGTGCGCACTGGTCCCTCTGCTCCCAAGCTGGGTGAGTTTGTAGTGACGCTACATGGGCACTTCAATTGGACTGCCCGTGCTGCCTTGCTGTATCTGGATGCTCGCACAGATGACCGGCCTCACTACTTCACCATCGAGGGCGTCTTTGAGGCCCTGCAGGGCAGCAACCTCAGTGTGCAGCACCAGGTGTATGCCCGTGAGCCGGGGGGCCCTGAGCAGGCCACCCACTTCATCCGGGCCAACGGGCGCA TTGTGTATATCTGCGGCCCTCTGGAGATGCTGCATGAGATCCTGCTTCAGGCCCAGAGGGAGAACCTGACCAACGGAGATTATGTCTTCTTTTACCTGGATGTCTTTGGGGAGAGTCTCCGTGCAGGCCCCACGCGCTCCACAGGCCGGCCGTGGCAGGACAATCGCACCTGGGAACAGGCCGAGGCCCTCAGAGAAGCTTTTCAG ATGGTATTGGTCATCACATACCGAGAACCCCCGAATCCTGAGTATCAGGAATTCCAGAATCGTCTTCTGATAAGAGCTCGGGAAGACTTTGGTGTGGAGCTGGCCCCTTCCCTC ATGAACCTCATTGCTGGCTGCTTCTACGATGGGATCCTGCTATATGCTGAAGTCCTGAATGAGACAATACAGGAAGGAGGCACCCGGGAAGATGGACTTCGAATTgtcgagaagatgcaaggaaGAAGATACCATG GTGTAACTGGACTGGTTGTTATGGACAAGAACAATGACCGGGAGACTGATTTTGTCCTGTGGGCCATGGGAGACCTGGATTCTGGGGACTTTCAG CCTGCAGCCCACTACTCGGGAGCCGAAAAGCAGATTTGGTGGACAGGACGGCCCATCCCCTGGGTGAAGGGGGCCCCCCCCTTGGACAATCCCCCCTGTGCCTTTGACTTGGACGACCCATCCTGTGATAAAA CCCCACTTTCCACTCTGGCAATCGTGGCTCTGGGCACAGGAATCACCTTCATCATGTTTGGCGTTTCCAGCTTCCTCATTTTCCG AAAACTGATGCTGGAGAAAGAGCTGGCTAGCATGTTGTGGCGCATTCGCTGGGAGGAGCTGCAATTTGGCAATTCAGAGCGATACCATAAAGGTGCAGGCAGTCGTCTCACACTGTCGCTG CGGGGATCCAGTTACGGCTCGCTCATGACAGCCCATGGGAAATACCAGATCTTTGCCAACACCGGTCACTTCAAG GGAAATGTTGTTGCCATCAAACATGTGAATAAGAAGCGCATTGAGCTGACCCGGCAGGTTCTGTTTGAACTCAAACAT atgaGAGATGTTCAGTTCAACCATCTCACTCGCTTCATTGGCGCCTGCATAGACCCTCCCAACATTTGCATCGTCACCGAGTATTGTCCTCGTGGGAGTTTACAG GATATTCTGGAAAATGATAGCATCAACTTGGATTGGATGTTTCGTTACTCACTCATTAATGACCTCGTTAAG GGCATGGCCTTTCTCCATAACAGCATTATTGCATCCCATGGGAGTCTCAAGTCCTCCAACTGTGTGGTGGATAGTCGTTTTGTGCTCAAAATCACAGACTATGGCCTGGCCAGCTTCCGATCAACTGCTGAACCTGATGACAACCACGCCCTCTATGCCA AGAAGCTGTGGACTGCCCCAGAACTGCTCAGTGGGAACCCCTTGCCAACCACAGGCATGCAGAAGGCCGATGTCTATAGCTTTGGGATCATCTTACAGGAGATAGCCCTTCGCAGTGGTCCTTTCTACTTGGAGGGCCTGGACCTCAGCCCCAAAG AGATTGTCCAGAAGGTCCGAAATGGTCAGCGGCCTTATTTCCGGCCGAGCATCGACCGGACCCAACTGAACGAAGAGCTGGTTTTGCTGATGGAGCGGTGTTGGGCCCAGGACGCAGCTGAGCGACCAGACTTTGGACAGATTAAGGGCTTCATTCGCCGCTTTAACAA GGAGGGTGGCACCAGCATACTGGACAACCTCCTATTGCGCATGGAACAGTATGCCAACAACCTGGAGAAGCTGGTGGAGGAACGCACACAGGCCTACCTGGAGGAGAAACGCAAGGCTGAGGCTCTGCTCTACCAAATTCTACCCCA TTCAGTGGCAGAGCAGTTAAAACGGGGAGAGACCGTACAGGCCGAGGCCTTTGACAGCGTTACCATCTACTTCAGTGACATCGTTGGCTTCACAGCTTTGTCAGCAGAGAGCACCCCCATGCAG GTGGTGACACTTCTTAATGATCTGTATACCTGCTTTGATGCCATAATTGACAACTTTGACGTCTACAAG GTAGAGACGATTGGAGATGCCTACATGGTGGTATCTGGTCTCCCAGGCAGAAATGGTCAGCGCCATGCCCCGGAAATTGCTCGTATGGCCCTGGCATTACTGGATGCGGTTTCTTCCTTCCGCATCCGCCACCGACCCCATGACCAGCTGAGGCTACGCATAGGGGTCCACACGG GGCCCGTCTGTGCTGGGGTCGTTGGCCTGAAGATGCCCCGCTACTGTCTTTTTGGAGACACAGTGAACACTGCTTCCCGAATGGAGTCTAATGGTCAAG CCCTTAAGATTCATGTCTCCTCTACCACCAAGGATGCCCTGGATGAGCTAGGATGCTTCCAGCTAGAGCTTCGAGGGGATGTGGAGATGAAG GGAAAAGGAAAGATGCGAACTTACTGGCTCCTAGGAGAGCAGAAAGGACCTGCTGGGCTCCTGTAA
- the NPR2 gene encoding atrial natriuretic peptide receptor 2 isoform X1, whose product MALPSLLLVVAALAGGVRPPGTRNLTLAVVLPEHNLSYAWAWPRVGPAVALAVEALGRALPVDLRFVSSELDGACSEYLAPLRAVDLKLYHDPDLLLGPGCVYPAASVARFASHWRLPLLTAGAVASGFAAKNEHYRTLVRTGPSAPKLGEFVVTLHGHFNWTARAALLYLDARTDDRPHYFTIEGVFEALQGSNLSVQHQVYAREPGGPEQATHFIRANGRIVYICGPLEMLHEILLQAQRENLTNGDYVFFYLDVFGESLRAGPTRSTGRPWQDNRTWEQAEALREAFQMVLVITYREPPNPEYQEFQNRLLIRAREDFGVELAPSLMNLIAGCFYDGILLYAEVLNETIQEGGTREDGLRIVEKMQGRRYHGVTGLVVMDKNNDRETDFVLWAMGDLDSGDFQPAAHYSGAEKQIWWTGRPIPWVKGAPPLDNPPCAFDLDDPSCDKTPLSTLAIVALGTGITFIMFGVSSFLIFRPYRKLMLEKELASMLWRIRWEELQFGNSERYHKGAGSRLTLSLRGSSYGSLMTAHGKYQIFANTGHFKGNVVAIKHVNKKRIELTRQVLFELKHMRDVQFNHLTRFIGACIDPPNICIVTEYCPRGSLQDILENDSINLDWMFRYSLINDLVKGMAFLHNSIIASHGSLKSSNCVVDSRFVLKITDYGLASFRSTAEPDDNHALYAKKLWTAPELLSGNPLPTTGMQKADVYSFGIILQEIALRSGPFYLEGLDLSPKEIVQKVRNGQRPYFRPSIDRTQLNEELVLLMERCWAQDAAERPDFGQIKGFIRRFNKEGGTSILDNLLLRMEQYANNLEKLVEERTQAYLEEKRKAEALLYQILPHSVAEQLKRGETVQAEAFDSVTIYFSDIVGFTALSAESTPMQVVTLLNDLYTCFDAIIDNFDVYKVETIGDAYMVVSGLPGRNGQRHAPEIARMALALLDAVSSFRIRHRPHDQLRLRIGVHTGPVCAGVVGLKMPRYCLFGDTVNTASRMESNGQALKIHVSSTTKDALDELGCFQLELRGDVEMKGKGKMRTYWLLGEQKGPAGLL is encoded by the exons ATGGCACTGCCATCACTCCTGCTGGTGGTGGCGGCCCTGGCAGGTGGGGTGCGTCCTCCAGGGACGCGGAACCTGACGCTGGCGGTGGTGCTGCCAGAACACAACCTGAGCTATGCCTGGGCCTGGCCACGGGTGGGTCCCGCTGTGGCACTCGCTGTGGAGGCGCTGGGCCGGGCGCTGCCCGTGGACCTACGGTTCGTCAGCTCTGAACTAGATGGCGCCTGCTCTGAGTACCTGGCCCCGCTGCGCGCTGTGGACCTCAAGCTCTACCACGATCCCGACCTTCTGTTGGGCCCCGGTTGCGTGTACCCCGCTGCCTCTGTGGCCCGCTTTGCCTCACATTGGCGCCTTCCCCTGCTGACTGCGGGTGCTGTGGCCTCTGGTTTTGCGGCTAAGAATGAGCATTATCGTACCCTGGTGCGCACTGGTCCCTCTGCTCCCAAGCTGGGTGAGTTTGTAGTGACGCTACATGGGCACTTCAATTGGACTGCCCGTGCTGCCTTGCTGTATCTGGATGCTCGCACAGATGACCGGCCTCACTACTTCACCATCGAGGGCGTCTTTGAGGCCCTGCAGGGCAGCAACCTCAGTGTGCAGCACCAGGTGTATGCCCGTGAGCCGGGGGGCCCTGAGCAGGCCACCCACTTCATCCGGGCCAACGGGCGCA TTGTGTATATCTGCGGCCCTCTGGAGATGCTGCATGAGATCCTGCTTCAGGCCCAGAGGGAGAACCTGACCAACGGAGATTATGTCTTCTTTTACCTGGATGTCTTTGGGGAGAGTCTCCGTGCAGGCCCCACGCGCTCCACAGGCCGGCCGTGGCAGGACAATCGCACCTGGGAACAGGCCGAGGCCCTCAGAGAAGCTTTTCAG ATGGTATTGGTCATCACATACCGAGAACCCCCGAATCCTGAGTATCAGGAATTCCAGAATCGTCTTCTGATAAGAGCTCGGGAAGACTTTGGTGTGGAGCTGGCCCCTTCCCTC ATGAACCTCATTGCTGGCTGCTTCTACGATGGGATCCTGCTATATGCTGAAGTCCTGAATGAGACAATACAGGAAGGAGGCACCCGGGAAGATGGACTTCGAATTgtcgagaagatgcaaggaaGAAGATACCATG GTGTAACTGGACTGGTTGTTATGGACAAGAACAATGACCGGGAGACTGATTTTGTCCTGTGGGCCATGGGAGACCTGGATTCTGGGGACTTTCAG CCTGCAGCCCACTACTCGGGAGCCGAAAAGCAGATTTGGTGGACAGGACGGCCCATCCCCTGGGTGAAGGGGGCCCCCCCCTTGGACAATCCCCCCTGTGCCTTTGACTTGGACGACCCATCCTGTGATAAAA CCCCACTTTCCACTCTGGCAATCGTGGCTCTGGGCACAGGAATCACCTTCATCATGTTTGGCGTTTCCAGCTTCCTCATTTTCCG TCCTTACAGAAAACTGATGCTGGAGAAAGAGCTGGCTAGCATGTTGTGGCGCATTCGCTGGGAGGAGCTGCAATTTGGCAATTCAGAGCGATACCATAAAGGTGCAGGCAGTCGTCTCACACTGTCGCTG CGGGGATCCAGTTACGGCTCGCTCATGACAGCCCATGGGAAATACCAGATCTTTGCCAACACCGGTCACTTCAAG GGAAATGTTGTTGCCATCAAACATGTGAATAAGAAGCGCATTGAGCTGACCCGGCAGGTTCTGTTTGAACTCAAACAT atgaGAGATGTTCAGTTCAACCATCTCACTCGCTTCATTGGCGCCTGCATAGACCCTCCCAACATTTGCATCGTCACCGAGTATTGTCCTCGTGGGAGTTTACAG GATATTCTGGAAAATGATAGCATCAACTTGGATTGGATGTTTCGTTACTCACTCATTAATGACCTCGTTAAG GGCATGGCCTTTCTCCATAACAGCATTATTGCATCCCATGGGAGTCTCAAGTCCTCCAACTGTGTGGTGGATAGTCGTTTTGTGCTCAAAATCACAGACTATGGCCTGGCCAGCTTCCGATCAACTGCTGAACCTGATGACAACCACGCCCTCTATGCCA AGAAGCTGTGGACTGCCCCAGAACTGCTCAGTGGGAACCCCTTGCCAACCACAGGCATGCAGAAGGCCGATGTCTATAGCTTTGGGATCATCTTACAGGAGATAGCCCTTCGCAGTGGTCCTTTCTACTTGGAGGGCCTGGACCTCAGCCCCAAAG AGATTGTCCAGAAGGTCCGAAATGGTCAGCGGCCTTATTTCCGGCCGAGCATCGACCGGACCCAACTGAACGAAGAGCTGGTTTTGCTGATGGAGCGGTGTTGGGCCCAGGACGCAGCTGAGCGACCAGACTTTGGACAGATTAAGGGCTTCATTCGCCGCTTTAACAA GGAGGGTGGCACCAGCATACTGGACAACCTCCTATTGCGCATGGAACAGTATGCCAACAACCTGGAGAAGCTGGTGGAGGAACGCACACAGGCCTACCTGGAGGAGAAACGCAAGGCTGAGGCTCTGCTCTACCAAATTCTACCCCA TTCAGTGGCAGAGCAGTTAAAACGGGGAGAGACCGTACAGGCCGAGGCCTTTGACAGCGTTACCATCTACTTCAGTGACATCGTTGGCTTCACAGCTTTGTCAGCAGAGAGCACCCCCATGCAG GTGGTGACACTTCTTAATGATCTGTATACCTGCTTTGATGCCATAATTGACAACTTTGACGTCTACAAG GTAGAGACGATTGGAGATGCCTACATGGTGGTATCTGGTCTCCCAGGCAGAAATGGTCAGCGCCATGCCCCGGAAATTGCTCGTATGGCCCTGGCATTACTGGATGCGGTTTCTTCCTTCCGCATCCGCCACCGACCCCATGACCAGCTGAGGCTACGCATAGGGGTCCACACGG GGCCCGTCTGTGCTGGGGTCGTTGGCCTGAAGATGCCCCGCTACTGTCTTTTTGGAGACACAGTGAACACTGCTTCCCGAATGGAGTCTAATGGTCAAG CCCTTAAGATTCATGTCTCCTCTACCACCAAGGATGCCCTGGATGAGCTAGGATGCTTCCAGCTAGAGCTTCGAGGGGATGTGGAGATGAAG GGAAAAGGAAAGATGCGAACTTACTGGCTCCTAGGAGAGCAGAAAGGACCTGCTGGGCTCCTGTAA
- the SPAG8 gene encoding LOW QUALITY PROTEIN: sperm-associated antigen 8 (The sequence of the model RefSeq protein was modified relative to this genomic sequence to represent the inferred CDS: inserted 1 base in 1 codon), translating to METTASTEGSQSRSLDVQPSPEGLGSISDPFPSWDGRHRSALEAARAEASAAAAAASTIEAAALPTKTPAPYSERSLLMEPSSESLLGERYTGPRFTHKIGHGRLGFEPVSVSHIAWTPYTANDLSSSPGLGFSSGPGPGSSSGPGSGSGQGPGNGSGRGTGPGPAADSRHRPGSGQGPGFSSSAPSGFIKPRADLLPNYASWSHHSHWEPQKQPWKFLKVSEPVARGLWKPPEVEGISKVLSETLPRGQCLLYNWEEERATNHLDQVPSMQDGSESFFFRHGHRGLLTLEPQSPMCSSTTQKDSYQPPGNHSQPIRGKREAMLEMFLHHQICKEVQAEQEPTRKDSEVESVTHHDYGKELVQSGPPAPTKPHDYPKEQPETFWLQRAPQLQGVSNIRTLDTPFRKNCSFSTPVPLSLGQPLPYEPENYSHQLGKISSLGCQGGXAGGGGRGRTTPV from the exons ATGGAGACCACTGCGTCTACCGAGGGATCACAGTCACG CTCTTTAGATGTACAGCCCAGCCCCGAAGGACTAGGGTCTATTTCGGATCCCTTTCCTTCTTGGGATGGCCGTCATAGGTCAGCCCTGGAAGCTGCAAGGGCAGAAGCTTCAGCAGCTGCTGCAGCCGCCTCCACTATCGAAGCAGCTGCATTACCTACAAAGACCCCAGCGCCCTACTCTGAACGGAGCCTTCTCATGGAGCCCTCCTCTGAGAGTCTTCTTGGGGAGCGCTACACTGGACCCAGATTCACCCACAAGATAGGCCACGGGAGACTTGGCTTTGAGCCTGTCTCTGTTTCCCATATTGCTTGGACTCCCTATACTGCAAATGACCTTAGCTCTAGCCCTGGTCTTGGCTTCAGCTCTGGCCCTGGTCCTGGCTCCAGTTCTGGTCCTGGCAGTGGCTCTGGTCAAGGTCCTGGCAACGGCTCTGGTCGAGGCACGGGTCCTGGTCCTGCCGCTGATTCTAGGCATAGGCCAGGCTCTGGCCAGGGCCCTGGTTTCAGCTCCTCTGCTCCTTCAGGCTTCATAAAACCCAGGGCAGATCTGCTCCCTAATTATGCCTCCTGGAGTCACCACAGCCACTGGGAGCCTCAGAAACAACCCTGGAAATTTTTGAAAGTCTCAGAACCTGTTGCCCGAGGGCTGTGGAAGCCCCCTGAGGTTGAAGGGATAAGTAAGGTTCTCAGTGAAACACTGCCACGGGGCCAGTGCCTTCTCTACAACTGGGAGGAGGAG AGAGCCACCAACCACCTGGATCAAGTCCCAAGCATGCAGGATGGCTCTGAGAGTTTCTTTTTCCGACACGGACACCGGGGACTGCTGACCCTGGAGCCACAGTCACCCATGTGCTCCAGCACCACCCAGAAAGATTCATACCAGCCCCCAGGAAACCACTCTCAGCCAATTCGAG GGAAACGTGAAGCCATGCTGGAGATGTTCTTGCACCACCAGATCTG TAAAGAGGTGCAGGCAGAGCAGGAACCCACAAGGAAGGACTCTGAGGTCGAGTCTGTGACACACCACGACTATGGAAAGGAGCTGGTGCAATCAGGGCCTCCTGCCCCAACAAAG cctcacGACTACCCTAAGGAACAGCCTGAAACCTTCTGGCTACAGAGGGCACCACAGCTACAG GGTGTCAGTAACATCAGGACTCTGGACACGCCATTCCGGAAGAACTGCAGCTTCTCAACACCAGTGCCTTTGTCTCTAGGGCAGCCCTTGCCCTATGAACCCGAGAATTATTCCCACCAATTGGGAAAAATATCTTCCCTTGGCTGTCAGGGAG GggcaggtggtggagggaggggtagaACTACTCCTGTCTAA
- the HINT2 gene encoding adenosine 5'-monophosphoramidase HINT2 isoform X2 — translation MAAATVLAARLCVARRAVAVAVAGPRGAQVRGAAAVTDGNEVAKAQQAAPGGAAPTIFSRILDRSLPADILYEDQQAPVHFLVIPKKPIPRISQAEEEDQQLLGHLLLVAKKTAKAEGLGDGYRLVINDGKLGAQSVYHLHIHVLGGRQLQWPPG, via the exons atggcggcaGCCACGGTGCTGGCCGCTAGGCTCTGCGTTGCGCGCCGGGCGGTGGCGGTAGCGGTAGCGGGGCCGCGGGGGGCGCAG GTCCGAGGAGCTGCAGCTGTGACTGATGGGAATGAAGTGGCCAAGGCCCAGCAGGCAGCTCCTGGGGGGGCAGCCCCAACCATCTTCTCCCGGATCCTGGATCGAAGCCTCCCAGCTGACATTCTGTATGAGGACCAGCAG GCTCCTGTGCACTTTCTGGTCATTCCTAAGAAGCCCATTCCTCGCATTAGCCAGGCTGAAGAAGAAGACCAGCAG CTTCTAGGACACCTTCTCCTTGTGGCCAAGAAGACAGCAAAGGCTGAGGGGCTGGGAGATGGATACCGACTTG TGATCAACGATGGGAAGCTGGGCGCACAATCTGTGTATCACCTGCACATTCACGTACTTGGGGGCCGACAGCTCCAATGGCCTCCAGGTTGA
- the HINT2 gene encoding adenosine 5'-monophosphoramidase HINT2 isoform X1, translating to MAAATVLAARLCVARRAVAVAVAGPRGAQVRGAAAVTDGNEVAKAQQAAPGGAAPTIFSRILDRSLPADILYEDQQCLVFRDVAPQAPVHFLVIPKKPIPRISQAEEEDQQLLGHLLLVAKKTAKAEGLGDGYRLVINDGKLGAQSVYHLHIHVLGGRQLQWPPG from the exons atggcggcaGCCACGGTGCTGGCCGCTAGGCTCTGCGTTGCGCGCCGGGCGGTGGCGGTAGCGGTAGCGGGGCCGCGGGGGGCGCAG GTCCGAGGAGCTGCAGCTGTGACTGATGGGAATGAAGTGGCCAAGGCCCAGCAGGCAGCTCCTGGGGGGGCAGCCCCAACCATCTTCTCCCGGATCCTGGATCGAAGCCTCCCAGCTGACATTCTGTATGAGGACCAGCAG TGTCTCGTATTCCGTGATGTGGCCCCTCAGGCTCCTGTGCACTTTCTGGTCATTCCTAAGAAGCCCATTCCTCGCATTAGCCAGGCTGAAGAAGAAGACCAGCAG CTTCTAGGACACCTTCTCCTTGTGGCCAAGAAGACAGCAAAGGCTGAGGGGCTGGGAGATGGATACCGACTTG TGATCAACGATGGGAAGCTGGGCGCACAATCTGTGTATCACCTGCACATTCACGTACTTGGGGGCCGACAGCTCCAATGGCCTCCAGGTTGA